Within the Phycodurus eques isolate BA_2022a chromosome 15, UOR_Pequ_1.1, whole genome shotgun sequence genome, the region CGTGTCGGCCATTTCACGATATCACCGCATTCGTATTGTTACCGAGATCGCAATTTGACGGCAGCGTATTGAGAAGGAAATTGGGATATCGCTATCGTGAATGTTACAGAAGACGACGATGAGGCCGAtggcgatgatgatgatcacGCTCGGCTGAGGGTGCGCGTCCACAACCAGACGTCCTTCAGCGTGTTGTGGAAGGACGACCTGGTCAGCAAGTACTTGTGCTTCTCCCTGGAGTGGAGCGCCACCTACGGACCACAGCCACCGTTCGTGTCACATGTGGTGTTCTATGAGGACGCCAACAACTTCTGGACGGTGGTTGACATTCCAGGTGTGATGATCGATGTACTGGACACAAACCATGTACAAGCGGTACCTTGACGTACAAGTCCCGCTACTTACACGTTTCAAGTTAGCTTTCTGAATTCCAGAACCGCTGCAGCCGCACACCAGCTACGACGTCTGGCTGCACGTGCGTGACCAACAGCCGCCGTGCAACCTGGAGCAAGTCAACAACAGTCGGGAGGTCACTTACGCCAGCGCTCGCTTTTACTTCCTGGAAGGATGTGAGTGgctttttcaaattcattcaaaaaaatcaatatCGCAATCAGTATCCATCCACCGGTTTCAAATAGGGATGACATTATTTCTGTATCGAGTAGTGACATCGCGAGGTCACGATATGCTGGCGTATGATATCAACGTTGTGATCTTGGAACTGATGAATCGGCATTACATAGCGACGTCGCAGATCCTAGTATCGATACGCGAGCCTCAAATTGCAGCAGTGTGATCTCGGTAATGATACGTCGGCATCAAACAGTGACATCGATATTGATTCGCCACTACCGAACAGTGATATCGTAATCTCGCCGTCAGTGCATCACTGCCACATAGTTGTATCGTCATCTCGTCacgaaatacatttaaatcacATAAGGATCGCTATCGCCATCTCTGTGGCAACACACCTGCATCGACTGGCGACATCGCAATCGAGGTCACAATACGCTGGCGTATGATATTGATCCCGTGATCTCACATAGCAATCTTAGTATCGATACACCAGCCTCAAAATAGCGGTATCGTGCTCTCGGTAACGATGAGTCAGCATCAATTAACCTTCTGATCTTGGGGTCGATTCACCATCCTTCTAAAGTGACATCACCTTCGCTGTATTGCTACCCGAGCGTCAAATATGGATGTCGGGACCATATTTGATACACCAGCATCAAGTCGTGATGACGCGATGATTTTGATGACCTTGATACTGATATCCCAGCATCCACGAGTGATATTGCCATTGCTGCGCCGGTGTCAAATGGCGACATCGTGATCTCGGCCACGGCACCGGCAACGTCAGAGATGTCATCTCCATATTCATAAACCAGCATGAAATAGAAATCTCTAGATCTCCGTACCAATCGTGACATCGAGATTTCAGTATTGATACACGAGCGTCGAGTAGCGATACTGAAGTTtcgattcctttttttttttttagctccggCAAGCGGTCCCTCCGACGTCAGTACGGCGTCCGTCACGTCGTCCTCCCTGGAACTGAGCTGGTCGTCCATCCGGCAGGAAGACCGGCGCGGGTTCCTGCTGGGCTACGTGATCCACTACGCCGAGGACCGGCAACTGGAGAGAAGTGAGACCCACGGCTTTGTGGGTGGCTGCTAGCGCTGCAAATAGGTGGAAAGTTTCCACTAAATTTCCATGTGAATTTCACATAAGTCATTTCATTGAAATGTATCATATTCAAGCGTAAATATAAGCATTTTGTTCAGTCATAAACAGACATCCATAAAAAAGAATCGATAGTTCTCCTGGCCCACGTGTGAGCGCGTTACAATACAGCGATACCTCGGCGTACGAGTGTCCCAGTTGAGGAGATTTTCAAGTTCGGAGACGTCACTTGGtccattttttgctttgtgttgcgagccaaaatttgagttaggAAAATTCCGCAGGCTGGAGAGGCAAAAAGCTTGAGAGATAGCAGCagtcacataaaaacaaagagtaGCGTTCCAAAAAGGAGGGAAATCTTGACTGTTACGCTTTAACAGTAATCACACtcaatgttttattatgtttttatacactaCAGTGCTATTTGACATGTAGCTTGTtctggggtgtttttttttttctcgttcgTTCCCATAGAATATCCTACTTTGAAAATTCCTGGAATTTTGCAAGCGTGGCGGCTGGCTCATGCCACGTTTTTGTTGCAGACGTCAGTGTGGGACCGCGGCTACGCCGTTACATACTGGAGGGTCTCCGCAGTGGGGCGGTGTACCGGATTCAGGTGTCGGGGTTGACACGGGCCGGGCCCGGGGTCCGCAGCGCCGCCAGCCTGGTGGAGACGCGGCGTGAAGGTTCCGTTCCCCTCACGGCACTTGTCACCGTCTCTACCCTCGTCGTGCTGGCTGCCATGTTGGCGTCTCTCCTCTTTAAAAGGTAACCCCCCCCATGTTGCCAAAAGGAGACACAACAAGTCAACTTTGTCTGCTTCCTGTCCCCCAAGCAGGGCCAAAGTGGTCTTTTGGCCAAACATTCCCAACCCTGCAAAGAGCAGATCCATGCAGAAACTCAATGCACCAGCACACCTGGTAAGCgcctgttgccatggcaatgagaagttggccattttggctcCAAATGGCCACTTAggctctcttttttttgccattccTTCGCCGTCAAAGAATTGTCCTTAATGAATTCGACCACAATTTTGCAAATGctgcccccgaagccagttcTACTGCGCAAtctgaaatttggtaggcatgtcttaATACAAGTAGACTGACAAAAGTCTCAAGTAGCCATAGCCCATGTCTGAAgatacaggaagtctgccattttggctcCAATGTAGACATTTCCATCCACAATTTCAAGATGTAACCACTTTGACAATACAGAAAGTCTGCCGTTTTGATTCAAAGCAGCAATTTTAGGGTGGTCATTTctaggggtccttcaaagagattttgtccaattgatACCAAATTTGAACGCCGCAAAACTTGACAAGATACAGATACAAATGCAAAACTCAAATAACTGCTGAATAAAAAGCTTCCAGATGTGGAaaaagtactcgcactctttacTTCTGAACAATTACTTTGATAAAAGTAGAAGTGCTGATTCAGCGCCTtacttaaaaatacaatttaaaaaaaaactaaaaaatgtttttgtgtcagTTATATACCCGTTTTCATTTGACATAGTAACAAAACAAACTTTGCACACAATAGTTTCCTTCTTTTATTAACTGGCATGGCGCTCATactaagaaggaaaaaaaaaaacttttgctgCAAACTTGCTTCTGACAGGATAATCAGGACTGAATGGACTATAGGTCCTGCATGAGCAAAACggaaaaaaatactacattagctaatgataactgGGGGGGGAAAAGACCTTACCTGTATGTTATTTTTAGATTAGCTGGAGAGTTTTGGAACGACAGAGTATTGTGGTTTTTAGGTTGGTACAAGAAAAGGCATTTGTCATAAATCTTTTCTGTTGCTAGAAAAATACTTCAATAAGGCCTTAGGCGGCGAATATCTTGCTTCACTGAAGCTGTCACCCTGTTCGAAAATGCTCCCTTGTTGATGTTCCTCTTCCACTGATTTTCCGACAAATAGCGGCATAAATTCTCGATCCATCAATCAAGATCGCCACTATGGTTGACTTGAGCTGTATTTTTGTTACTTCTTTTTGCCATTGTGTCGTCATTCACGGAGTTCGAAAAGGAACAGGCCTATTTGGACTGAGAGtgaggagtagaaagtacagatgttTCCAAACGTTGggagtaaaagtacaattttgTCAGGAATATCAATTCTCAAGTAGACACCTGCAAAATCTACTTATTGATGCATTGTTGTGTGGATGCCAGCTCCTCCAAACCGTCGACACGCTCAAGCTGGAAGAATGCAACACGGCGAGTCTGCTCCTCGTGGAGCCCCGAGCGCCGCCGCCTTCCGAGCGCCGTCAATCGGCCCGCGGCCGTTCCGCCGCCGTCGATGAGCAGAGAGCGGCGAACTCCCGCGATCCTCCCATGGCCCCCTCCAGCGGATACACCAGCTTGGACGTCATCcagcagatgatgatgatgacggcTCACGCGGGAGACTACAAGACGCAGTTTAGCGTCGAGCGCGACACTCGCGTACGTTTGATGGACATGGAAAACACGCATTTATCATGATCCAATCGTCCTCCGGTCCTGCAGGGGGCGACGCATGAAGCACAAAAAGACGGCTTGtttaaaaaggtgtttttttttttttttttttttttactgaaacgTCACAACAAACAGAAGCTTGTGTACATGAAATAATTTACACTCATGTCAGTGCtcgcttttaaaaaataaaagaaaaccaaTTTGTGGACTTTTGACTGAATACTATTTCATCAGTAAACGCTGCTGGCACTAGACGCTAACCATGCTAATAATAAAACTTCTATGACAACAATATTTTATACAATCGCAGCATAGGCACTTTATGTTTGCGTCACTCActtgctttcacacacacacacacacacacgcacacacacacacatatatatatatatatatatatatatatataaaatattttttttttacatttcacggCGTCAGAACAAAACCAGGTGAAAACAGCATCTTACCCCTGTGTCACTTCTGCGTGAAAGGTACGTACATGGGACGGGGGGGTGAAGTCCGGCCAGTTTGCCGGCTTCTGCGCTAGTGTCAGAGGGGGAACAGAGGCTGGACGGAGGCAGTGTTTAAGTGTGAATTTTAACACCAGAAGCCCCTCTCACACTACTTGTCTAAGCAGGCTTTTCAAGTGTCATTGTTCTGCGTCAAAGGTACAGACACTGGACGGAGGATTGCGATAAAGTCAACCTGTCCTGCGTTTGAGTGAATTTTAACACCAGAAGCCCCTTTCACGCTGCTTGTGTCTTTTACAAGCagtaaaaaagacaacaaaacaaaaaaagcttttttttttttttttttttgtcgctgTTCTGCATAAAGGTACAGACATGGAACTGGAGTAGAAGTTGAcccgtcatttttttttttttaagcttctgaACGGTCGTAGCACAGATCACACTTTAACACAGCCTtaggtgtgaagtttaacaacgaaccccctttcacactgcttgTCAAAGCTAGCTTTTCTCAGTGTCGCTGTCCTGTGTGAAACGTACCGACACAGAATAGCAGTAGAGGTCGACCCATCAATTTGCCAGCTTACAGTAAGTCCTGTCAGAGGCAAGGATGGAGGCTCTGTTTCATTTCAACACCGCAAAGCCCCTTCCACACTGCCTGTCAAAAACGGTTTCTTCATGTGTCACTGTTCTGTTTGAAAGGTACCGCCACGAAAGCGGGGGTGCGGGTGGGCGGGGACATAAAGTCGACCCACCATTTTGCCGGCTTCTGAGCTCATATGAGAAGCATAACAGAGGTGGGATGAATGCTGTGTTTGAGTGTGAATTGTAACcagaagcccctttcacactgcctatCAAAGAAGTCTTTTTCGTGAGTCAACATGAAAAGGAGGGGTTGAAGGTGACTACCAACCTCCGGAGTAA harbors:
- the LOC133413639 gene encoding uncharacterized protein LOC133413639, translated to MIRSMFGRLCGLVEHRQLLFLLTAGILDPCLASSPGPVSVSCKSDNYPTKYKHCQLASPGGVAGLECLGKFHSLSLKTCQWRRGAAEEEQANFTLVVRQRDDKYCRVYKSMKEPLTDVEVYSMRNLTVEVLEQVGSDCSKDVFAALPSSLLRCGPPLHVTFRRHSGSHVDVCAQWSQDDAKVIASVCVRHKAATRRHRHDDGRWQQSCCRGAAGCHLARVEGPSALEVQVACEVSDKCSQCPWGHVYTLPPELTKPPLSLHVVEDKMADTGGQRRISLTWTFSEACDGFRVSAAKASGEPPREVLSVARPPITLLLSASDFAVSVHAFNNVSASPAANITLTSPREDDDEADGDDDDHARLRVRVHNQTSFSVLWKDDLVSKYLCFSLEWSATYGPQPPFVSHVVFYEDANNFWTVVDIPEPLQPHTSYDVWLHVRDQQPPCNLEQVNNSREVTYASARFYFLEGSPASGPSDVSTASVTSSSLELSWSSIRQEDRRGFLLGYVIHYAEDRQLERSETHGFVGGYVSVGPRLRRYILEGLRSGAVYRIQVSGLTRAGPGVRSAASLVETRREGSVPLTALVTVSTLVVLAAMLASLLFKSRAKVVFWPNIPNPAKSRSMQKLNAPAHLLLQTVDTLKLEECNTASLLLVEPRAPPPSERRQSARGRSAAVDEQRAANSRDPPMAPSSGYTSLDVIQQMMMMTAHAGDYKTQFSVERDTRVRLMDMENTHLS